The following proteins come from a genomic window of Nicotiana tomentosiformis chromosome 12, ASM39032v3, whole genome shotgun sequence:
- the PMT gene encoding putrescine N-methyltransferase 1 translates to MEVISTNTNGSTIFKNGAIPMNGHQNGTSEHLNGYQNGTSKHQNGHQNGTFEHRNGHQNGTSEQQNGTISHDNGNELLGSSNSIKPGWFSEFSALWPGEAFSLKVEKLLFQGKSDYQDVMLFESATYGKVLTLDGAIQHTENGGFPYTEMIVHLPLGSIPNPKKVLIIGGGIGFTLFEMLRYPSIEKIDIVEIDDVVVDISRKFFPYLAANFNDPRVTLVLGDGAAFVKAAQAGYYDAIIVDSSDPIGPAKDLFERPFFEAVAKALRPGGVVCTQAESIWLHMHIIKQIIANCRQVFKGSVNYAWTTVPTYPTGVIGYMLCSTEGPEVDFKNPVNPIDKETTQVKSKLGPLKFYNSDIHKAAFILPSFARSMIES, encoded by the exons ATGGAAGTCATATCTACCAACACAAATGGCTCTACCATCTTCAAGAATGGTGCCATTCCCATGAACGGCCACCAAAATGGCACTTCTGAACACCTCAACGGCTACCAGAATGGCACTTCCAAACACCAAAACGGGCACCAGAATGGCACTTTCGAACATCGGAACGGCCACCAGAATGGGACATCCGAACAACAGAACGGGACAATCAGCCATGACAATGGCAACGAGCTACTGGGAAGCTCCAACTCTATTAAGCCTGGTTGGTTTTCAGAGTTTAGCGCATTATGGCCAG GTGAAGCATTCTCACTTAAGGTAGAGAAGTTACTATTCCAGGGGAAATCTGATTACCAAGATGTCATGCTCTTTGAG TCAGCAACTTATGGGAAGGTTCTGACTTTGGATGGAGCAATTCAACATACAGAGAATGGTGGATTTCCATACACTGAAATGATTGTTCATCTCCCACTTGGTTCCATCCCAAACCCAAAAAAGGTTTTGATCATCGGCGGAGGAATTGGTTTTACATTATTCGAAATGCTTCGTTATCCTTCAATCGAAAAAATTGACATTGTTGAGATCGATGACGTGGTAGTTGAT ATATCCAGAAAATTTTTCCCTTATCTGGCAGCTAATTTTAACGATCCTCGTGTAACCCTAGTTCTCGGAGATG GAGCTGCATTTGTAAAGGCTGCACAAGCAGGATATTATGATGCTATTATAGTGGACTCTTCTGATCCCATAG GTCCAGCAAAAGATTTGTTTGAGAGGCCATTCTTTGAGGCAGTAGCCAAAGCCCTTAGGCCAGGAGGAGTTGTATGCACACAGGCTGAAAGCATTTGGCTTCATATGCATATTATTAAGCAAATCATTGCTAACTGTCGTCAAGTCTTTAAGGGTTCTGTCAACTATGCTTGGACAACCGTTCCAACATATCCCAC CGGTGTGATTGGTTATATGCTCTGCTCTACTGAAGGGCCAGAAGTTGACTTCAAGAATCCAGTAAATCCAATTGACAAAGAGACAACTCAAGTCAAGTCCAAATTAGGACCTCTCAAGTTCTACAACTCTGAT ATTCACAAAGCAGCATTCATTTTACCATCTTTCGCCAGAAGTATGATCGAGTCTTAA